One Apteryx mantelli isolate bAptMan1 chromosome Z, bAptMan1.hap1, whole genome shotgun sequence genomic window, cgtagccctacgctggactcgctccagtagtgccacgtctcttgtactggggagacaTGAAATCACAGGGAGGGCAAGACACCATCCAGGACATTGCAGGGCAGGGCAAGGACATCCTGGAGGAGGGCAGGGCACCAACGGAGACATCACAGGGGTGGCATGGGACCATCAGTTGCATCTCAGGGGAGGGCAGAGGATCATCAGGGACATcacaggggagggcaggggaccATTGGGGACACTACGGGGaggctggggaagggagaagcaCCTGAGAAACTCCAGTTGACGATGAAGCCGAAGGTGGACTGCTGTTTATTGAAGTGCTGGAATCCCTGAAGTGAAGATACCCTGATTTCTTTGGTGGTGGCTGACACGGCCGTGTAGTACGAGCCAGAGAATTCGCCTCTGCTGTTCAAGGCACTGACGGTCATATTGGAGCCCAGGTCATTGATCCAAAACCCTGTCAGGACACACTGCAAAGAGGGAATCAGCACCAggtgcccagcacccagccctACAGGACAGCCGGCAGTGCCCAGGGCTGGCCCGGCCCGTGGCTGCCTTTACCTTCCGCTCGGCAGAGGAGCTGGGAGTCGCCAGCGCCAGGGCGAGCACCAGGAGGACGGGGGCCACCTGCATGGTCTCTGCGGCTGGGAGGTGTCTGCTGATGCCTGGGACGTGCTCCTCGCAGGGCTCTGTCCGGGTGCCGGCTCCCTCTCCCTTTTATTGCTGCTGGGGCTCCCAGTGCCAGCTCTGCCCAGGCATTGCATAACATGGGCGTTTCCAAAGCTGCGGTTCCTAGCGATACAAGAGGGCGATTGCATGCAGATACTCCCAGCAGCTTGTATCGAGACAGTTCCTCCTTGCTCGTGTGCCCCCGAGCCGGGGAAGAGCCTGGCCAGCCGGGAGTGGGGCGCAGGGCTGGCAGTGCGCGAGCTCCCGCTCTACCATGTGGCTCACGGTGGTGCCGCTACGGACCAAGTTGGTGCTTGGTTACAGTTTTAGACCCCGATTCCCAGAGAAGACTGGCtggagggctgggggcagagctCTCGCGCCGCCCCGGGGAGGTGGGCATGGCTTTCTGGGTGCCGGGACTGCCACGCCGGAGGGCACTCAGCGCCCGGGCAGAGGGATGGGAGCAACCATAGGCTGTGCACAATGCACACCCGGCCCCGACGGACACCCCAAactgacctccccccccccccctccaagctGGGGAAAACCCCTTCCAAGGGCAGTCCCCCCCAAAACCTTTCCCACTGACCATTTGCCACCCCGGCGCCATCCCCGGCACCTTCTCCTGGTCCTCTCTGTGCGCTCCTGGCCGCAGGTTGCTGCACCCTTCATTACTCAAACACCCCATGTGGGTGCCGGACGGCATTGGCCCCCAACCTACCCCAGAGATGGGAGCAGCCCAGGAGACGTGAGCCCGCTCCTCTGTGCTGGGTACCCTCCCGCAAGCCTCACTGGGGACCAGACTTGGTTTTCCCAACCTGCCCAGCATGGCTGTGCATGCCAGCCCGGCCCATGCAATTTCTTTTGTGATTTCTGTCAGACAGCGGCACCCCCCTGTAGCCACCCCGCTCCTGCGGTCACACCTGCCTCTTCGTCAGCTTGGccctggagaggaacctccttcCTGGCTCTTCCAAGCAAGAGCAATCAGGTCAGGAATGCTGTTGTAATCCAGATGTGACTTCCAGTTCCTCTTCTGGTACCTCAGCATTATTGCAGGCTAAAGATAAGGGACCACTAAGAGTAGGGCAAGGTCTGGAAATCCTTTACCTTGGCATTACTGTGGGCTAAAGATAAGGGACCACTAAGAGTAGGGCAAGGTCCGGAAATCCTTTACATTGGCTTTTCTGTGGGCTAAAGAGTAAGGACCACTAAGAGTAGGGCAAGGTCCGGAAATCCTTTACCTTGGCATTGTTGTGGGCTAAACTTAAGGGACCGCTAAGAGTAGGGCAAGGTCCGGAAAGCCTTTACCTTGACATCATTGCTGGCTAAAGAGAAGGGATCAGAGAGGCTTAAAACTCACAGGTAACTTTGGTGCACACACCCGGTAATATTTAttcaaacccccccccaaaaaaaacagagTCCCCAACAACCTAAATCAGTTCCTATTCCATCAAAAGGTACACCCGCTTTTTATCAGTATACTAATTATTCTCCTAAGACTTGGGCCTTTTTTGCTGAGTGGAATTATTATACACGAGATGACCTTTCTGAACAATCCCCAGGAGAAGGGACCTTTGATATGAATCAAATTGTGCATTTAAGGGGGGTACTGGAAAAATTAGGAGCTATGGTGCCCCAGAAATAGCGGGATGCTTTCTTCGACAAACACGGTATGAATGCGGAATGAACGGATTGGCTTGAGGACGACTCTGAAACCATAGGCAGGGTGCCAAAAGGAGCGCGAGCACAGACCGAGCCGCTCACGAGCCACACTGGCGATGACTGGCATAAGGTGAATGCAAGGGCGTGTGGTGGGGCTTTGGTCCTTAAGTGCCAGttgtctcctcccctcccctgtcTCCGGCTCCAGCAGGAGCCTCCTTGGCTTCCGTTTGTTAAAGACCCCAACCTCAGGCAACATGGTGGGCTCGGGCGAGACATCATGACCAGGAGGACCCCTTGTGTGTCTTGTCTCTTTTCCCTTTATTCCCTGGTTTTATTGTTGGGCTGGATACTCACCTCAGCGGCGGAGACCACAGGCTCATATTCAGGTGGCACAAGTCCCTTCTGACTTTCCTTTGTCTCCCGGCATGAGTGAAGATGGGAACCGGATAGTTGAAGGAAATCCCAGTACCCCAAGGAGAGAGACTCGGGCACATCATACACATACACGTGCGATTCTCTCAAACCCCGCAGGTATTTAAGTAAGCGAAATTTCTGGGCCAGCTCCATGCACCCGCAACCTTGTCGAACTGTTCCACTTCCATGCTTGATCCCGTACCACGCTCGATTTTGTGACTGCTGGTTTGCCTCGCTGTCTACTCTCAGTTGCTGCAGCAGTTCTCTTGGTCAGCAAGGCTGAAAGTATTGTTCTTGGCCACCCACTTATCGTCCCAGTTCTGCTTTTGGTTGCTGCCTTGTTGTTGCGAAGTAAAACTCAACGTTTTTCCAACGCACAACCAACAAAGTATGAATGCGCACTTTTAACTCCTGATGATATCGCTCTGAAACGATGTTCGACTCTTAATCCTGCTTCTCTTTTACCTGCTGCATCTGATGGCAAACCTCATGACTGTAACCTGTTAGTTGACTTATTTTCCTCTCCCCGGCTGGATCTTAAAGGTGTTCTTTTAACGAACCCTGACCTTGTCCTATTTGTTGACAGGTCTTGTTTGCGAGATTcacatggtgcctcagcagctgGGTTTTCTGTCCGTACTCAATATCAGGTACTAGAAGCCTTTGCTCTCCCAGGTGTGACATGAGCACAAGTAGCCGAACTTCTTGCTTTGACTCGTGCCTGGATTCTCGCTAAAGGACTCTATTACGATCTCTATGGTCTCTAGGTATGGCTTTGGAGTTGCTCATGACTTCAGACAGCTTTGGAAACAATGGGGATTTTTGACCTCAGCAGGAACTCCTATTCGTAATGAACAAAATGTAGCGACTCTCTTAGATGCCTCACAGCTCCCTTTAGCACTCACTATTGCAAAATGCCAAGCTCATACCTCTTCCCGTGATGATGTTGCTGTTGGAAATGCTCTTGCAGATACCTCTGCAAGAAATGCAGCCCTTTACAGTCCGCTGTCTGCAagttctgtatttatttcttatCCAAAGATCAGACCTCCTTCTCATCCCTGCAAGACCTTGCGCGGCTGCAGAACAACATCCCTCAAATCAAGAAGGACATTTGGTTGCGACATCACTCTTCTTTGCACGCGGACACTCTTTGGCGCTCCCTGGATGGCTACGTGGTCGCGCCTCAGAGTCTCTCCTGCCTTGCCTTGCTTGCCTGGCCCAAGATTGGTTTGCACCAATTttcccctctgttgcacaacaaTATTTTAGGACTTGTCCTACTGGTGTAGCCCACAACGtgggaaaaagaacaaagaccATCCCTTCAGCTCAACCCAGGCCCCGTGGACGCTTTGTTAGATTACAAGTTGATTTTATTCAAGTGCCTAAATGTTGTCATCTGGAATGTGTTCTGGTAATAATTGGCATGCTCTCCGGTTGGGTAGAAGCTTGCCCTTCTAAACGAGATGATGTTACTACAGTAGCGAAAATGTTGCTGAGAGAATTTATTCCCCGCTTTGGACTACTTTTGGTAATTGATAGCGACCGAGGCACTCATTTTACGGGAGTGATCACCTGTGATGTATGCAAAGCTTTAAATATCCccccgggggaaggggagagttatagtgccagggtagctggcaaaagacagctcaagtcaggacgcctccagcaggtgaatgcagccagggaagtgcgcatgcgatgtggctatggaggatcctcttgcacccctcctgggaaacctgcatgcttgatcacctctctgaaatgcctgtacaccaatgcacccagcatggggaacaaacaggaagaactagagatctgtgtgcggtcgcagggccatgatctcattgccattacagagacatggtgggatagctcgcatgactggagtgctgtcacggatggctacgtgctttttaggaaagacaggccaggcaagcgaggtggtggagttgctctttatgtgagagagcaactggaatgtattgagctgtgcctaggggtggatgaagagcgagtcgagagcttatgggtaaggatcaaagggcaggctaatagaggtgacactgttgtgggtgtttactacaggccacctgatcaggaagaggaagtcgatgaggccttctacagacagctggaagtagcctcacgatcccaggccctggttctcatgggggacttcaaccaccccgatatctgctggaaagacaacacagctaggcacaaagagtcctggagcttcctgcagagcactggtgacaacttcttgacacaggtggtggaggagccaacaaggagaggtgtgctgctggacctcgtactaacaaacaaagaaggactggtggaagatgtgaaggtcgggggcagccttggctgcagtgaccatgagacggtggagttcaggatcctgaaggcaggcagggcactaagaaggatcacaaccctggacttcaggagagcaaactttggcctcttcagggacctacttggaggaatcccatgggttagggccctagaaggaaggggggtccaagagagctggttaatattcaaacatcacttcctccaggctcaagagcggtgcatccctatgagtaggaagtcaagcaaaggaggcaggagacctgcacggatgagcaaggagctcctggcaaaactcaaccagaagaaggaagtatacagaaagtggaaagggggacaggccacttgggaggaatataggaacattgtcagagtatgcagggatgcgacgaggaaggctaaggcccgtttggaattaaatctggcgagagatgtcaaggacagcaagaagggcttcttcaaatacatctgtagcaagaggaagactagggaaaatgtgggccctttgctgaatggggtgggtgccctggtgacgaaggatgcagagaaggcagagttactgaatgccttctttgcttcagtctttaccggtcaggccagccctcaggaaccccagaccctggaggcaagagagaaagtctggagaaaggaagactttcccttggtagaggaggatcaggttagagatcatttaagcaaacttgacacccacaaatccatgggccctgatgggatgcacccacgagtgctgagggagctggcggacgttattgctaagccactctctccatcatctttgaaaggtcatggagaacaggagaggtgcctgaagactgcaagaaagccaatgtcaccccagtcttccaaaaggtcaagaaggagcacccagggaactacaggccagtcagcctcacctgcatccctggaaaggtgatggagcagctcatgctggaggccatctccaagcatgtggaggacaagaaggtgatcaggagtagtcagcatggcttcaccaaggggaaatcatgcttaaccaatctggttGATAGCCTtgtgtgatggaatgactgtctgggtagatgaggggagagcagtggatgttgtctcccttgacttcagcaaggcttttgacactgtctcccataacatccccatagacaagctcaggaagtgtgggctggatgagtggacagtgaggtggattgagaactggctgaatggcagagctcagagggttgtgctcagcggcgcagagtctagttggaggcctgtagctagcggtgtcccccaggggtcaggactgggtccagtcttgttcaacttcttcatcaaggacctggaggaagggacagagtgcaccctcagcaagtttgctgacgatacaaaactgggaggagtggcggatccaccagagggctgtgctgccattcagagagacctggacaggctggagaggtgggcggagaggaacctcatgaagttcaacaaaggcaagtgcagggtcctgcacctggggaggaataaccccctgcaccagtccaggttgggggttgacctgctggaaagcagctctgcggagaaggacctgggagtgctggtggacaccaagttaagcatgagccagcaatgtggccaagaaggccagtggtatcctggggtgcatcaggaagagtgttgccagcaggtcgagggcggtgatcctctccctctactcagccctggtgaggccacatctggagtactgcgtccagttctgggctccccagtacaagagggatgtggcgctactggagcaagtccagcgaagggctaccaagatgattaggggactggagcatctctcttatgaggaaaggctgagagagctgggaccgttcagcctgaagaagagaaggctgagaggagatcttattaacatgtacaagtatctgaagggagggtgtcaagaggatggggccagactcttttcagtggtgcccagcgacaggacgcgaggcaacgggcacaaactgaaacacagacaattccatctgaacatgaggaaatactttttcactgtgagggtgacagcgcactggaacaggttgcccagagaggctgtggagtctccttctctggagatattcaaaacccgcctggacgcaatcctgagcaatgtgcttgagcaggggggctagACTTGatgtcttgttcaacttcttcatcaacgaccttcatcaacttcttcactgtgagggtgacagagcactggaacaggttgcccagagaggttgtggagtctccttctctggagatattcaaaacctgcctggtcACAATCCTcagcaatgtgctctaggtgaccctgcctgagcaggggggttggactagatgatctccagaggtcccttccaacctcaaccattctgtgattctgtgattctgtgattgaacAGCAATTGCACTGTACGTACCATCCTCAATCAAGTGGGACTGCGGAAGGAAAGAATGCAGATTTGAAAACCTGCATTGCAAAAATGTGTGCAGAAACTAACCTCAAGTGGCCAGAGGCCCTCCTCATCGCATTGATGCATATTTGAAATACGGCAAGTCGAAAACATGGACTATCACCAGATTAAATCATTATGGGAAGGCCTATGTGGCTGCCACCTACACCTCCAACTGAACCAAGAAACCTGATATTAGAGGATGCTCAACTGTTAGGTTATTGTAGAGAACTAATTAAGAGTTTTAGGTTTATATACCCAGAGGTGCACGATGCTCTTCCAGAACCCCCAGCTGAGCCGTGCCACCCCTCACAACCAGGTGACTGGGTATATGTGAAAGTACACCAGAGAAAGAACGCTCTCCAGCCCTGATGGAAAGGGTCTTACCGGGTCTTATTCATCACCAATACTGCTGTATGCCACGAAGGACTGCCCACTTGGGTACATGTGTTGCACTGCAAGAAAGTAGCAGCACCTGCAGAACCCAGCCCAACCAACCGCTCTTCTGAGCATAAGCAATCAGATCAGGAACCCTGTTGTAATCCAGATGTGACTTCCGGCTCCTCAGTCTCTCAAACCCCACGATATAATCTTAGGCCTTGAAAGAACCTTTGAGTTCTAGTCACACTGTTGCAGGCAAGAGTGAGCCATGGAGTAGCACGCCCTTTGATAGAACGTGTGTCTTGGAGGCATCTACGGTCCCTGGTATCGCACTGCGTAAAGTCTAAATGGTGCCCGTCATGAAGAGGTGGATACTTTTGATAGGCTTCACAATCTACCCGAGCTCCGCCTCAGCACACCTGGGACGGTATGACAACATTGTGGTCTGATGGATGCAAGGGGTGGCCGGCCCCACGAACCAGTCACCGtgttgcttctgtgctcatgctCCTTTTGGCACCCCTGGGGAAATTCCAGGCCTCACATTCCCTGATAATAACAGCTGGACACAGAAATTTCATGACGCCCACAGGTTATCTAACTCCCAGACATCCACAGTCCCTAAGGAGATGTTTTATCGCCATTCAGTAACACCCTGTGACAACGCCGGCTGGTGTCTGACCCGGAGTCAGTCTGTGAATGCTAAGTCTTTTTGTGGGGACCATGAATATACCCCATTGCCAGTTTGCGTTACATATATTTGATGATAACGAGTCAGCCACTGTGTTATATCCCAAGGGTTCCAGGACAGAGAAAGACTTGGTAATGGAAAGCCAAACTCCCCAACCCGTGTATAAATTCACAGGAGACAACGGAACCTGGTGGTTAACGGGAGAGGGCCGAGTAACTAACCAATGCGGGGCACACGGTATGCAGAAAAACATGTGTACATCAATGGCTGTCATACTAATCCAGCAGTATCCACTGGATGCATCGTGCCCACTGTTCCGGGCTTTAAAAATTCAAGTGCCCTCATTCAATTCAAGTGCCCATAATCATTATGCCCTCCGTCAGAAGCGAACTGTCAATAGCCCTTCGGTTCAAGGACTAACCCGAGTCCATCAATTTGTTCGATGCTTCATACCCTGGTTAGGTGTGGAACAACCCGAGAAGGCCAAATTAATATTTCAACCCCAATAGAACAAATGGACAACTCAGCCTTAGAGGCTTTGCAGGCACTGCATCAGGAAAGTCAATCTTAAAGTGGGGTAGTGGGGCAGAACCGCACTGCCCTTGACTTTCTGTTAGCTTCTCAAGGAGGAATTTCTGCTTTAGTGAATGAAAGTTGTTGCTTTTATGTGGACCAGAACCAGAGAGTGGAACCTGACTTTGCAAAGATCCATGCAGGCCTACAAGGACTACGCACGGTAACAGCAGAACAACCATTCGATTGGTGGGGACGGGTGCCTACCGAGGAGGATGGACTGGTGAATGGTTAAGAGAGCTGTTAAGATTAGTGATTATAGAAGCTCTGATCATTGCAATTATGTGTGTTTCTGTAAGGCTTATTCATGGCAGTGCATCAGTATGCATCAAGTGATGCAAAAATACCACACTCCCCACTGATCAAGCCCGACAGGAAATGAAGGGAATCCACAAACAAACGTTGCAGACGCTACAAAAGGAGCAGGAAGACATCAATCAGCTCATGAACATACAATATGGAGGAGAGTGAGGCTGGAAAAGCCTCCCAGGGGACAATGTGGAAGCAAAAGAGCATCAACAGTAGCGAGACTGACTCCGTTTTGCTGGTCACTGCCATCTTGGGAGCGAGCGGGGGTGAACTCGTGAGCCTTGTGCATACTCTTGAACCCTGTGGAGCAGCGAGGTCAGACTGGATGGAGCCGGCCGGTAGCTGAAGAGGTTGCTAGTGGAAAAAACCCCACTCTCTCAGCTCCTCCCTGTATGTATAGCCAATCAGATAATGACAGCGGCTATACTGCCCTGAAGGATGTAGAGAAGTCGAAACGAACTTGCTGCCAGTAGAGTTTTCTATGACAACTCCGGTGCTGTGACTCGGCTCCTCCAGGAGCTGGCATCATGTGGAAGGACTGCAGGCTGCCTGCACTCAAATGCCAGGTGCCACCTCAAAGGTAGGAGACCTTTTAAATCTCTATATTGGGAATCTGAGTGAGGATTGCCTGTAAGCTTCCGGACGATCGCCAGAGAAGCGAGGGTTCATTTTTCTGATGAGAGCCTGCACGAGTGAGTATGAGTGAGGTAAAGTAAGCTCGCTGTAAGAAATGGGAGCCAAGGAATTTCTGGTTTTGCAAGAGCAAGGTAAGGTCTGgaaatcacacagaatcgctgaggttggaagggacctctggagatcatctagtccaacccccctgctcaagcacattgctcaggattgcgtccaggcgggttttgaatatctccagagaaggagactccacagcctctctgggcaacctgttccagtgcgctgtcaccctcacagtgaaaaagtatttcctcatgttcagatggaattgtctgtgtttcagtttgtgcccgttgcctcgcgtcctgtcgctgggcaccactgaaaagagtctggccccatcctcttgacaccctcccttcagatacttgtacatgttaataagatctcctctcagccttctcttcttcaggctgaacggtcccagctctctcagcctttcctcataagagagatgctccagtcccctaatcatcttggtagcccttcgctggacttgctccagtagcgccacatccctcttgtactggggagcccagaactggacgcagtactccagatgtggcctcaccagggctgagtagagggagaggatcaccgccctcgacctgctggcaacactcttcctgatgcaccccaggataccactggccttcttggccacattgctggctcatgcttaacttggtgtccaccagcactcccaggtccttctccgcagagctgctttccagcaggtcaacccccaacctggactggtgcagggggttattcctccccaggtgcaggaccctgcacttgcctttgttgaacttcatgaggttcctctccgcccacctctccagcctgtccaggtctctctgaatggcagcacagccctctggtggatccgccactcctcccagttttgtatcgtcagcaaacttgctgagggtgcactctgtcccttcctccaggtccttgatgaagaagttgaacaagactggacccagtcctgacccctgggggacaccgctagctacaggcctccaactagactctgcgccgctgagcacaaccctctgagctctgccattcagccagttctcaatccacctcactgtccactcatccagcccacacttcctgagcttgtctatggggatgttatgggagacagtgtcaaaagccttgctgaagtcaagggagacaacatccactgctctcccctcatctacccagacagtcattccatcacacaAGGCTATCaaccagattggttaagcatgatttccccttggtgaagccatgctgactactcctgatcaccttcttgtcctccacatgcttggagatggcctccagcatgagctgctccatcacctttccagggatgcaggtgaggctgactggcctgtagttccctgggtgctccttcttgaccttttggaagactggggtgacattggctttcttgcagtcttcaggcacctctcctgttctccatgacctttcaaagatgatggagagagtggcttagcaataacgtccgccagctccctcagcactcgtgggtgcatcccatcagggcccatggatttgtgggtgtcaagtttgcttaaatgatctctaacctgatcctcctctaccaagggaaagtcttcctttctccagactttctctcttgcctccagggtctggggttcctgagggctggcctgaccggtaaagactgaagcaaagaaggcattcagtaact contains:
- the LOC136995342 gene encoding avidin-like codes for the protein MQVAPVLLVLALALATPSSSAERKCVLTGFWINDLGSNMTVSALNSRGEFSGSYYTAVSATTKEIRVSSLQGFQHFNKQQSTFGFIVNWSFSESTTVFTGQCFVDKDGKEILKTMWLLREKVSSLHDDWKATRVGVNVFTRRRRE